A portion of the Neorhodopirellula lusitana genome contains these proteins:
- a CDS encoding nucleotide sugar dehydrogenase, which translates to MSSSSLSNTAVQSCSDFNSKIQDKSATISVVGLGYVGLPLALAYSGGGYNTVGFDIDELKTTAINSGKSYIKHIAADTIATGVASGKLAATTDFKQIREVDAVILCVPTPLDEHFEPDLSYVVSTIEAILPHLRPGQTISLESTTYPGTTEEELVSRIQKAGFEVGTDIFVVYSPEREDPGNPEFAATNIPKVVGGHTPACLEAGKALYGSVFDQVVPVSSTKVAELTKLLENIYRSVNIGLVNELKVVADEMGIDIWEVIQAASTKPFGFKAFYPGPGLGGHCIPIDPFYLTWKAREFGVHTRFIELAGEINRAMPTHVVRRCADALNEQKKSVNGSKILLIGLAYKPNVDDDRESPSYELLERLTAQGASVSYHDPYVPVIRPSREHSHWAGTPSVDWNQETIADFDLVLISTWHECLDINELASWSNYIVDTRNATASLPEEIRKTKVLKA; encoded by the coding sequence ATGAGCTCCAGCTCCTTGTCGAATACTGCCGTCCAGTCCTGCTCCGACTTCAATAGCAAGATCCAGGACAAGTCCGCCACCATCAGCGTGGTTGGGCTTGGTTACGTCGGCCTTCCCCTAGCACTTGCCTACTCCGGTGGCGGCTACAACACCGTAGGCTTCGACATCGATGAACTCAAGACCACAGCTATCAACAGCGGCAAGAGCTACATCAAACATATCGCTGCGGACACGATTGCCACCGGAGTCGCCTCTGGCAAATTAGCCGCCACCACCGATTTTAAACAAATCCGTGAAGTGGACGCTGTGATCCTGTGCGTTCCCACACCGCTTGACGAACACTTCGAACCTGACCTGTCGTACGTCGTCAGTACCATCGAAGCCATCCTGCCGCACTTGCGACCAGGTCAAACGATCAGCTTGGAAAGCACAACCTATCCCGGCACCACCGAAGAAGAACTGGTGTCCCGGATCCAGAAAGCGGGCTTCGAAGTCGGCACCGACATTTTCGTTGTCTACTCGCCTGAACGAGAAGATCCCGGCAACCCCGAGTTCGCTGCGACGAACATTCCTAAAGTCGTCGGCGGTCACACCCCCGCGTGCCTGGAAGCTGGCAAAGCACTTTACGGCAGCGTCTTCGATCAAGTGGTTCCGGTTAGCTCCACCAAGGTCGCTGAACTCACCAAACTGCTCGAGAACATTTATCGCAGCGTCAACATCGGCTTGGTGAACGAACTCAAAGTCGTCGCCGACGAAATGGGCATCGACATTTGGGAAGTGATCCAAGCGGCCAGCACCAAACCGTTCGGCTTCAAAGCGTTCTACCCCGGTCCTGGACTCGGTGGTCACTGCATCCCCATCGACCCGTTTTACCTGACGTGGAAGGCTCGGGAGTTCGGCGTGCACACGCGATTCATTGAACTGGCCGGTGAAATTAATCGTGCGATGCCAACCCACGTGGTTCGCCGATGTGCCGATGCACTCAACGAACAAAAGAAGTCCGTCAACGGCAGCAAGATCCTGCTGATCGGACTCGCTTACAAACCCAACGTGGACGACGATCGTGAATCGCCTTCCTACGAACTGCTCGAACGCCTTACCGCTCAAGGCGCCTCGGTCAGCTACCACGACCCCTACGTTCCAGTGATTCGTCCTTCACGCGAACACTCCCACTGGGCTGGCACTCCCAGCGTCGATTGGAACCAAGAAACCATCGCCGACTTCGACCTCGTGTTGATCTCCACCTGGCACGAATGCCTCGACATCAACGAACTTGCAAGTTGGTCGAACTACATCGTCGACACCCGCAACGCCACTGCGTCACTCCCCGAAGAAATTCGCAAAACCAAAGTCCTAAAGGCATAA
- the rfbB gene encoding dTDP-glucose 4,6-dehydratase: MKILITGGAGFIGSNLVRLALSQGHQVLNVDALTYAGNLASLSDIEDNPNYRFAQVDITHADAVQQAVTKFQPDAVMHLAAESHVDRSIDGPGQFIQTNVIGTFNLLQASLQHYRSLEGDAKDRFRFLHVSTDEVYGSLGETGQFTETTPYDPHSPYSASKASSDHLARSWADTYGLPVLVTNCSNNYGPYQFPEKLIPVVILKCLRGESIPVYGKGENIRDWLYVNDHCRALLAVVEKGVPGQTYNIGGDNEMRNIDLVHLLCKLMDELRPRMKSSESRDASNEKAPDTSSPLATSNSQLSSSYSQLITFVTDRPGHDARYAIDATKIKNELGWHPEQDNESGFRKTVQWYLDNQAWWQNILSGDYQLDRLGLR; the protein is encoded by the coding sequence ATGAAAATCCTCATCACCGGCGGTGCCGGCTTCATCGGCAGCAACCTAGTTCGCCTGGCCCTTTCCCAAGGGCATCAAGTGTTGAACGTGGACGCGCTCACCTACGCTGGTAACCTCGCGTCCCTCAGCGACATCGAAGACAACCCGAACTACCGCTTCGCACAAGTCGACATCACCCACGCCGACGCGGTGCAACAAGCCGTCACAAAATTCCAACCTGACGCAGTCATGCACTTGGCGGCCGAGAGCCACGTGGATCGCAGCATCGACGGACCCGGCCAATTCATCCAGACCAACGTCATTGGCACCTTCAATTTGTTGCAAGCCAGCCTGCAGCACTACCGATCGCTCGAAGGCGATGCCAAAGACCGTTTCCGATTCCTGCACGTCTCGACCGACGAGGTCTACGGCAGTCTCGGCGAAACCGGCCAGTTCACCGAAACGACCCCCTACGATCCCCACTCGCCCTATTCGGCAAGCAAAGCGTCATCGGACCACCTCGCCCGATCCTGGGCCGACACCTACGGCTTGCCCGTCTTGGTGACCAATTGCAGTAACAATTACGGCCCGTATCAGTTCCCCGAGAAGCTGATCCCAGTCGTTATCCTGAAGTGCCTGCGAGGCGAATCAATTCCGGTTTACGGCAAAGGCGAAAACATCCGCGATTGGCTGTACGTCAACGACCACTGCCGAGCCCTATTGGCCGTTGTAGAAAAAGGCGTCCCCGGCCAGACCTACAACATCGGCGGCGACAACGAGATGCGAAACATCGATCTCGTCCACCTGCTCTGCAAACTAATGGACGAACTCCGCCCAAGGATGAAGAGTAGCGAGTCTCGAGACGCGAGCAACGAGAAAGCACCAGACACAAGCTCGCCGCTCGCCACTAGCAACTCGCAACTCTCTTCCAGCTACTCGCAACTAATCACCTTCGTCACCGATCGTCCCGGCCACGACGCCCGCTACGCAATCGACGCCACCAAGATCAAAAACGAACTAGGCTGGCATCCCGAACAAGACAATGAGTCCGGTTTCCGCAAAACCGTCCAGTGGTATCTAGACAACCAAGCCTGGTGGCAAAACATCCTCTCCGGCGACTACCAACTCGATCGCCTCGGCCTGAGATAG
- a CDS encoding GDP-L-fucose synthase family protein, with protein sequence MSLPFKRIFVAGHNGMVGRAVVRLLESQFKGEILTRSRSELDLCSQAATHQFLADQKPDCVIFAAAKVGGIHANATYPAQFAYDNLAMAGNAIHGAFQSGVKRFLFLGSTCIYPRECPQPMLEESLLTSSLEQTNEAYALAKIMGLKLCQYYRQQYGVLFHSAMPTNLYGPGDNYHAENSHVIPGLVRRFHEAKISNSPSVTVWGSGKPRREFLHVDDLAAAIVHLITLDSPDDWVNVGTGTDLTIADLAKLVAKTVGYDGQIIQDATKPDGTPVKRTVIDRIQRSGWSPTIKLEEGLKTTYQDFLSQYEQSSLRES encoded by the coding sequence ATGTCATTACCCTTCAAACGTATTTTCGTTGCCGGCCACAATGGAATGGTAGGACGCGCCGTAGTCCGGTTGTTGGAAAGCCAATTCAAGGGCGAGATCCTGACCCGATCCAGATCCGAACTGGACCTCTGTTCCCAAGCGGCCACCCACCAATTCCTAGCCGACCAGAAACCCGACTGCGTCATTTTTGCGGCCGCGAAGGTCGGCGGGATCCATGCCAACGCCACCTACCCGGCCCAGTTCGCTTACGACAACCTGGCCATGGCGGGCAATGCGATCCACGGAGCGTTCCAAAGTGGCGTGAAGCGGTTCCTGTTTCTGGGCAGCACCTGCATCTATCCGCGAGAATGCCCGCAACCGATGCTAGAAGAGTCCCTGCTGACCAGTTCGCTGGAACAGACCAATGAAGCCTATGCGCTTGCCAAAATAATGGGTCTGAAACTGTGCCAGTACTATCGTCAGCAATACGGAGTCTTGTTTCACTCCGCGATGCCGACCAATTTGTACGGCCCAGGCGACAATTACCACGCTGAAAACTCGCATGTGATCCCCGGACTGGTCCGACGCTTTCATGAAGCCAAGATTTCCAATTCCCCGAGCGTCACCGTTTGGGGTTCCGGCAAGCCACGCCGCGAGTTCCTGCACGTCGACGACCTCGCCGCCGCGATCGTGCACCTGATCACGCTGGATTCCCCAGACGACTGGGTAAACGTCGGAACGGGAACCGACCTGACCATCGCCGACCTCGCCAAGCTGGTGGCCAAGACCGTTGGCTACGACGGGCAGATCATCCAAGACGCCACCAAGCCCGACGGCACCCCCGTCAAACGCACCGTCATCGACCGCATCCAGCGAAGCGGCTGGTCGCCCACGATCAAGCTCGAAGAAGGCCTCAAAACCACCTACCAAGATTTCCTAAGCCAGTACGAACAGTCCTCGCTAAGAGAATCATGA
- the gmd gene encoding GDP-mannose 4,6-dehydratase: MTKTALITGITGQDGSYLAELLLEKGYEVHGIVRRSSTFNTDRIDHIYRDPHEQDAKLFLHYGDLTDGQNLTNLVLDVQPDEIYNLGAQSHVRVSFDAPAYTVQTVGIGALNVLEAARQLNKSKSTRVYQASSSEMYGEVKETPQKETTPFSPQSPYACAKVYAFHQTVNYRKSYDLFASNGILFNHESPRRGETFVTRKITRAATRIKLGLQDKLYLGNIDAKRDWGYAKDYVEGMWRMLQHDESDDFVLATGETQTIRTFLDYSFGALDLDWNDYVEIDPRYFRPAEVDLLLGDYSKAKEKLGWEPKTSCKQLAELMVEHDLVLAQNEQLRKAAQ, translated from the coding sequence ATGACTAAAACTGCACTAATCACCGGCATCACTGGACAAGACGGCAGTTACCTAGCGGAGTTGTTGCTTGAGAAGGGATATGAAGTCCACGGGATCGTTCGTCGCAGTAGCACGTTCAACACCGACCGCATCGACCACATCTACCGAGACCCGCACGAGCAAGACGCGAAACTGTTCTTGCATTACGGAGACCTCACCGATGGCCAGAACCTGACCAACCTGGTTCTCGATGTGCAGCCGGACGAGATCTACAACCTCGGTGCCCAGTCCCACGTTCGCGTTTCATTCGACGCACCGGCTTACACCGTGCAAACCGTTGGCATCGGAGCCCTCAACGTGCTGGAGGCCGCCCGGCAACTCAACAAGTCTAAATCGACGCGGGTGTACCAGGCCAGCAGCAGTGAGATGTACGGCGAGGTCAAAGAAACGCCTCAAAAAGAAACCACGCCGTTCAGTCCTCAAAGCCCTTATGCGTGTGCCAAGGTTTACGCCTTTCACCAAACCGTCAACTACCGCAAGTCCTACGACTTGTTCGCCAGCAACGGGATCCTTTTCAACCATGAATCGCCTCGCCGCGGTGAGACGTTCGTGACTCGTAAGATCACTCGTGCAGCCACCCGAATCAAGCTGGGCCTGCAAGACAAGTTGTACCTAGGCAACATCGACGCCAAACGAGACTGGGGATACGCGAAGGACTACGTCGAAGGCATGTGGCGAATGCTACAGCATGACGAGTCCGACGACTTCGTGCTCGCCACGGGCGAAACACAAACCATCCGAACCTTCCTTGACTATTCATTTGGGGCACTCGATTTGGACTGGAACGACTACGTCGAAATCGACCCCCGCTACTTCCGCCCCGCCGAAGTCGACTTGCTACTAGGCGACTACTCCAAAGCCAAAGAGAAACTCGGCTGGGAACCCAAAACCAGCTGCAAACAACTCGCCGAACTCATGGTCGAGCATGACCTCGTCCTTGCGCAAAATGAACAACTCCGAAAAGCCGCCCAATAG
- a CDS encoding lipopolysaccharide biosynthesis protein, with protein sequence MADRPMETAPEITKTNHALFWNTIDQFVQQGVLFVTGIILARMIEPSQFGLIAMIIVFVAIGQNLMNAGLKSAIVQTKVLNESDCSTVLLANFSLSLILYLTIWTTAPFIAEFYDEQKLISLLRCLSFGLVVQSPSVVQTGLLSRRLEFRTQAKASLTGHILAGVIGVWMAFQGFEAWALVAMSISGKAINTILLWVFAGWHPTCWPSISSVQKLFPFGLSIAACSLLESIFNNLFFLVIGRFHTPADVAFYQRAYGINQIPVNNLNVIVSRTLFPLLCSRHKSPDVYRTTIRKAFRLTAFTILPTMSGLYLCADQLIYLLLGDKWLPSAALLEVMCVVGATLPFLTLNGLIITSQGLGGTAFRIEICKRILLVATICVTASMSVYAMVVGHAVQSACALVVAAFFTGKFSPYTVYEQASDIFPFLTTSLLCILVSQIILGDFQGGGLLRIIAFTALFAFLYLTNSYIFCRETLKDIKKLATR encoded by the coding sequence ATGGCCGACCGACCAATGGAGACAGCCCCCGAGATCACCAAAACCAATCATGCTCTTTTTTGGAACACGATTGACCAATTTGTGCAACAGGGCGTGTTGTTTGTTACAGGAATCATCCTTGCGAGAATGATTGAACCAAGCCAGTTTGGTCTAATTGCAATGATCATAGTTTTTGTTGCCATAGGCCAAAACCTAATGAATGCGGGACTGAAGTCTGCCATCGTGCAAACGAAAGTTCTGAACGAGTCTGATTGTTCAACTGTACTGCTAGCCAACTTCTCCCTCTCTCTGATTCTATATCTAACGATATGGACAACAGCACCATTCATCGCCGAGTTCTACGATGAGCAAAAACTGATTTCACTGCTCCGCTGTCTATCCTTTGGGCTAGTGGTGCAGTCGCCGTCTGTTGTACAGACGGGACTACTCTCAAGACGCCTTGAGTTCCGCACGCAAGCGAAGGCGTCGTTAACCGGACATATCCTAGCTGGCGTTATAGGAGTATGGATGGCCTTTCAAGGTTTTGAAGCATGGGCCCTGGTCGCTATGTCTATTAGCGGCAAAGCAATAAACACAATCCTACTTTGGGTTTTTGCGGGATGGCATCCTACATGTTGGCCGAGCATCTCGTCGGTGCAAAAGCTGTTTCCATTCGGCCTATCAATTGCGGCCTGCAGTTTGCTCGAATCGATCTTCAACAATCTATTTTTTCTTGTTATCGGCAGATTCCACACGCCAGCAGACGTTGCGTTCTACCAAAGGGCCTACGGAATCAACCAAATCCCGGTCAACAACCTAAATGTAATCGTTAGTAGAACCCTTTTTCCGCTACTATGTTCTCGCCACAAAAGCCCAGACGTCTATCGAACAACCATCCGCAAAGCTTTTCGACTGACCGCATTTACTATACTTCCAACGATGTCTGGACTATACCTTTGTGCTGACCAGCTTATCTACCTACTGCTAGGTGACAAGTGGTTGCCATCGGCAGCTTTACTTGAGGTAATGTGCGTAGTGGGAGCTACACTCCCATTCCTAACACTAAATGGACTCATAATCACTTCACAAGGTTTAGGCGGAACGGCTTTTCGCATCGAAATATGCAAGAGAATCTTACTCGTCGCTACGATTTGCGTCACAGCTTCCATGTCCGTATACGCAATGGTCGTCGGCCATGCAGTTCAGTCGGCTTGTGCCCTCGTAGTAGCCGCATTCTTCACTGGAAAGTTCTCGCCGTACACTGTCTACGAGCAGGCATCCGACATTTTTCCCTTTTTAACAACTTCGCTTCTTTGCATACTTGTTTCTCAAATCATCCTAGGGGACTTCCAGGGGGGGGGGCTACTGCGGATCATTGCGTTCACTGCCCTATTCGCGTTCCTTTACCTTACAAACTCCTATATCTTTTGCCGCGAGACATTGAAAGACATCAAGAAATTGGCTACGCGTTAG
- a CDS encoding FkbM family methyltransferase, whose product MLDDKTIETEFHTKSGSTRIWLSERSRVMNYRNGLDKNLNYLAGVYHLDDVKITEGDTVIDCGANIGEIGVYLSTYTFQVNYIAFEPSTAEFNCCKKNNPNGRLNNLGLWKTAGRLDFYLKTDTADSSLIEPNDYNEVVSIEAVDLDSFIRESEIENVKLLKLEAEGAEPEILEGAQQSLHLIEYISIDAGPERGTNAESTLPQVTNALLKNGFEMVAIDQSRLIALFKNNSFHESPR is encoded by the coding sequence ATGCTCGATGACAAAACCATTGAAACAGAGTTCCATACTAAATCCGGAAGTACGCGAATTTGGCTATCCGAGCGGTCACGCGTAATGAACTACCGAAACGGCCTAGACAAGAACCTTAACTATCTGGCAGGTGTCTATCATCTCGACGACGTGAAAATCACCGAAGGGGACACCGTTATCGACTGCGGTGCGAACATAGGAGAAATTGGGGTCTACCTCTCAACCTACACCTTCCAGGTTAATTACATCGCGTTCGAACCATCAACTGCGGAATTTAACTGCTGCAAAAAGAACAATCCGAATGGAAGACTCAACAACCTAGGACTCTGGAAAACCGCCGGACGCCTCGACTTTTACCTCAAAACAGACACCGCGGATTCGTCCTTAATAGAACCCAACGACTACAACGAAGTAGTGTCTATAGAAGCAGTGGATCTAGATTCATTTATACGCGAATCAGAAATTGAAAACGTTAAACTGCTTAAACTCGAGGCGGAAGGAGCAGAACCAGAAATACTCGAGGGGGCCCAACAAAGCCTGCATCTGATCGAATACATTTCGATTGACGCTGGCCCGGAACGTGGCACCAACGCCGAGTCAACGCTACCTCAGGTTACGAATGCATTGTTGAAAAACGGATTTGAGATGGTTGCAATTGATCAGTCTCGCCTTATCGCTCTATTCAAAAACAATAGTTTTCACGAAAGCCCACGATGA
- a CDS encoding glycosyltransferase family 8 protein, with the protein MSESLSVAICCDESFAVHGAIALLSARSHIPQHTSLRCYIVDTGLSQESRCRFARALCASNIELHWISPDRDALKRLPLPDGSWLNQSTYARLFLAELLTHREKRVIYLDCDTLATADLTPLWRESLSGSVLGACIAPTQKQVSAVDSREVLTRLGMTMESPYFNAGVLVIDIAKWNTLAITKQAILLISENGKQLTYADQDALNVVLMDQWKSLDPSWNVASSCFTTKTPEVENQVAHTSILHFTGVKPGSPNCKHPHRNIYYKTLGRSTWFTHKEFLFWRINLAFRSMTYDAKQVVRCVCFRTARLLGLSHNA; encoded by the coding sequence ATGAGCGAGTCACTTTCAGTCGCGATCTGTTGCGATGAGTCCTTTGCTGTGCATGGCGCAATAGCACTGCTAAGCGCAAGGAGTCACATCCCCCAACATACTAGCCTGCGGTGCTACATCGTGGACACCGGCCTATCTCAGGAATCGAGGTGTCGATTTGCCCGCGCTCTATGCGCAAGCAATATTGAACTACATTGGATCAGTCCTGACAGGGACGCGCTCAAGCGACTACCACTTCCTGACGGCTCCTGGCTCAACCAAAGCACTTACGCTAGGCTGTTTCTGGCAGAATTGCTAACACACCGCGAGAAACGCGTTATTTACTTGGATTGCGATACGCTAGCGACTGCTGACCTCACTCCGCTATGGAGGGAAAGCCTGTCCGGTTCCGTCCTTGGCGCATGTATCGCACCAACGCAAAAACAGGTGTCTGCCGTTGACTCGCGCGAAGTGCTCACACGACTGGGCATGACAATGGAGTCTCCATACTTCAATGCCGGTGTTCTAGTTATAGACATCGCTAAGTGGAACACGCTTGCAATTACAAAGCAGGCGATTTTACTGATTAGCGAAAACGGAAAACAACTTACCTACGCAGACCAGGACGCGCTGAATGTCGTATTAATGGACCAATGGAAGTCGTTAGATCCTTCTTGGAACGTGGCGTCATCCTGCTTCACAACGAAAACGCCAGAAGTAGAAAACCAAGTCGCGCACACGTCGATCCTTCATTTCACAGGCGTCAAACCCGGCTCACCGAACTGCAAGCACCCCCATCGAAACATCTACTACAAAACGCTAGGACGCTCTACTTGGTTTACTCATAAAGAATTCTTGTTCTGGCGAATCAACCTGGCATTTAGGTCAATGACCTATGATGCAAAACAAGTAGTGCGATGCGTGTGCTTTAGGACAGCAAGACTTCTCGGTTTATCACACAACGCCTAG
- a CDS encoding acyltransferase gives MYLLGDERGFELASEKVSRVPGYRGNYARRVFYRYTLASVGQRVQLRFLTVFSKTKASIGDSVYIGRSCSIGWALIDDNALIADGVQITSGRHQHSQSTTARSDEDDAERFVPVKIGRGAWVGAGAIVMADVGPGAVVAAGAVVTKPIPAGAIVAGVPARALPEKSTENSQPTDS, from the coding sequence ATGTACCTACTCGGGGACGAACGGGGATTTGAACTGGCTTCTGAAAAGGTCTCACGCGTACCAGGCTACCGTGGCAACTATGCGAGACGTGTATTCTATCGCTACACGCTAGCCAGCGTGGGACAGCGAGTGCAACTTCGCTTTCTTACGGTGTTCAGCAAAACCAAAGCATCCATTGGCGACTCGGTCTATATTGGCCGATCATGCTCGATCGGATGGGCATTGATTGATGACAATGCCCTAATAGCGGACGGAGTGCAGATCACTAGCGGCAGGCACCAACATTCACAATCGACCACTGCACGCTCAGATGAGGATGACGCTGAGCGGTTTGTGCCTGTAAAGATAGGCAGAGGTGCCTGGGTTGGTGCTGGAGCTATCGTAATGGCCGACGTGGGGCCTGGGGCAGTAGTTGCAGCAGGAGCCGTAGTAACAAAACCTATACCAGCTGGAGCCATAGTGGCAGGCGTTCCTGCCAGAGCCCTGCCCGAAAAATCAACCGAAAACTCTCAGCCCACGGATAGTTGA